One genomic region from Microcystis panniformis FACHB-1757 encodes:
- a CDS encoding ABC transporter ATP-binding/substrate-binding protein (This model describes the ATP binding subunits of ATP-binding cassette (ABC) transporters for nitrate transport, or for bicarbonate transport, in bacteria and archaea.) — MSAFIEVDHIDKVFPLPDGRQYIALKNIDLSVTQGEFISLIGHSGCGKSTLLNMVAGLDRPTVGGVILEGKEIKGPGPDRMVVFQNYSLLPWLTVRENIALGVNRVLRHLPAAERKSVIEHSIDMVHLRHAANKRPGELSGGMKQRVAIARALALRPKVLLLDEPFGALDALTRGNLQERLMEIVEESHVTCIMVTHDVDEALLLSDRVVMLTTGPEAHIGQILDVPIPRPRHRLEVVNHPSYYSLRNEIVYFLNQQKRSKKVGQPTGPVTVIGQATRLKTNPTIGFIPLTDCAPIIIAKEKGFFAEEGLEDVILQREPNWKALAQGVATGRLDAAQMVAGMPLSMTIGAGNKPSVPVISALVLSRNGNAITLSNKYRELGVEKLEDLKDALQQSPDKIATFGMVHPASMHNLLLRYWLASGGIDPDSDVNLAVIPPPQMVSLLKAGKIDGYCVGEPWNSYAVHEKLGYVIATDLDIWPGHQEKVLGVKETWAAKHPETHIAMVKALIKACEYCDDQRNREEIVNILSQPQYVGVDRTIIRPGFLDGYDRGLGTAPEPLFRFNQFYVDQANCPGRSEALWTLTQLARWGYAPFPRNWVEVIERVRRPDLFGEACRSLGLPDLEPNRHSFALFDHLIFNPDDPISYLERFSIRRDYRVSEVLLDDTVAN, encoded by the coding sequence ATGTCTGCATTTATTGAAGTCGATCACATTGATAAGGTTTTCCCTCTGCCCGATGGCCGTCAATATATCGCCCTAAAAAATATCGATCTCAGCGTTACTCAAGGGGAATTTATCTCTTTAATCGGTCATTCCGGTTGCGGGAAATCCACCCTCTTAAATATGGTCGCTGGACTCGATCGCCCGACGGTGGGAGGGGTGATTTTAGAGGGAAAAGAAATTAAAGGTCCCGGTCCCGATCGCATGGTGGTCTTCCAGAATTATTCTCTGCTGCCTTGGTTAACCGTCCGAGAAAATATCGCCCTAGGAGTTAACCGCGTGCTGCGTCATCTACCGGCTGCTGAACGCAAAAGTGTCATCGAACATAGTATCGATATGGTACACCTGCGCCATGCGGCCAACAAACGACCGGGAGAATTATCGGGAGGCATGAAACAAAGGGTAGCGATCGCCCGCGCTCTAGCCCTACGGCCGAAAGTCCTGCTACTCGATGAACCCTTTGGGGCGCTGGATGCGTTAACCAGAGGCAATTTACAGGAACGTTTGATGGAAATCGTCGAAGAAAGCCACGTTACCTGTATCATGGTCACGCACGATGTGGATGAGGCCCTATTACTATCCGATCGAGTGGTGATGTTAACCACCGGTCCGGAGGCCCATATCGGTCAGATTCTCGATGTTCCCATTCCCCGGCCCCGGCATCGTTTAGAAGTAGTTAACCATCCCAGTTACTACTCCCTCCGTAACGAGATCGTTTATTTCCTCAACCAACAGAAGCGATCGAAGAAAGTCGGTCAACCCACCGGACCGGTGACAGTGATCGGTCAAGCTACCAGACTGAAAACCAATCCCACCATCGGTTTTATCCCCCTCACCGATTGCGCTCCGATTATTATCGCCAAAGAGAAAGGTTTCTTCGCCGAGGAAGGATTAGAGGATGTTATCCTGCAACGAGAACCCAACTGGAAAGCACTCGCCCAAGGGGTGGCCACCGGTCGTCTCGATGCGGCCCAGATGGTGGCGGGAATGCCCCTCAGCATGACCATTGGCGCTGGCAATAAGCCCTCTGTCCCCGTCATTAGCGCTTTGGTACTCAGTCGCAACGGTAACGCCATCACCCTCAGCAATAAATACAGGGAATTGGGGGTAGAAAAACTGGAGGACTTAAAGGATGCCCTCCAGCAAAGTCCCGATAAAATCGCCACTTTCGGCATGGTTCACCCCGCTTCCATGCACAATCTGCTGTTACGCTACTGGTTAGCTAGTGGCGGCATCGATCCCGATAGTGATGTGAATTTAGCCGTAATTCCGCCGCCTCAGATGGTTTCCCTGCTAAAAGCGGGTAAGATCGACGGTTATTGTGTGGGGGAACCCTGGAACTCCTACGCCGTTCACGAAAAATTAGGCTACGTTATCGCCACCGATCTTGATATTTGGCCCGGACACCAAGAAAAAGTTCTCGGAGTCAAGGAAACTTGGGCAGCGAAACATCCCGAAACCCATATCGCCATGGTGAAAGCTTTAATTAAAGCCTGCGAATACTGCGATGATCAGCGTAATCGAGAAGAAATCGTCAATATTCTCAGTCAGCCCCAGTATGTGGGCGTGGATAGGACAATTATTCGGCCTGGTTTCCTCGATGGTTACGATCGCGGTTTAGGAACCGCCCCCGAACCCCTATTCCGATTTAACCAGTTTTACGTCGATCAAGCTAACTGTCCGGGCCGCAGTGAGGCGTTATGGACCCTAACTCAGCTTGCCCGTTGGGGTTACGCGCCTTTCCCCCGCAACTGGGTAGAAGTGATTGAACGCGTCCGTCGTCCCGATCTGTTTGGTGAAGCTTGCCGGTCCCTGGGCCTTCCCGATTTGGAACCCAATCGCCACAGTTTTGCCCTCTTCGATCATCTTATTTTCAATCCCGACGATCCGATCAGCTATCTGGAACGTTTCTCGATCCGTCGCGATTATCGCGTCTCAGAAGTTCTCCTCGATGATACCGTCGCTAATTAA
- the ntrB gene encoding nitrate ABC transporter permease: MAVSISRRSQGQKWVKDLKKKLSKLATSAIALLIFLLLWQILCFSPDAPLPSPTKVVSETWELIINPFFNNGGTDVGLFWQILASLQRVAVGFTLAAIVGIAAGILIGSSALIYDAIDPIFQILRTVPPLAWLPISLAAFRNNEPSAIFVIFITAIWPIIINTAVGVQQVPQDYKNVSRVLKLSKVEYFFNILFPATVPYVFTGLRIGIGLSWLAIVAAEMLIGGVGIGFFIWDAWNSSMISEIILALIYVGIVGFLLDRLMAYIAKLVVPEENK, translated from the coding sequence ATGGCTGTTTCTATTTCTCGTCGTTCTCAAGGTCAGAAATGGGTAAAAGACCTGAAAAAAAAATTATCCAAACTAGCAACTTCGGCGATTGCTTTATTAATTTTCCTTCTCCTCTGGCAAATTCTCTGTTTTAGTCCCGATGCTCCCCTTCCTAGTCCCACCAAAGTGGTTAGCGAGACCTGGGAATTAATTATTAATCCCTTCTTCAATAATGGTGGCACGGATGTGGGGTTATTCTGGCAAATTTTAGCTAGTTTACAACGGGTGGCCGTCGGTTTCACCCTTGCCGCTATTGTTGGCATCGCTGCGGGTATTTTAATCGGTAGTAGCGCCCTAATTTATGATGCGATCGATCCGATTTTCCAAATCCTGCGTACCGTTCCCCCCCTAGCTTGGCTACCCATCTCCCTAGCGGCTTTTCGTAATAACGAACCTAGTGCCATATTTGTAATTTTTATTACAGCAATTTGGCCAATTATTATTAACACGGCCGTGGGAGTACAGCAGGTTCCCCAAGACTATAAAAACGTCTCTAGAGTGTTGAAATTATCCAAAGTTGAATACTTTTTCAATATTCTTTTTCCCGCCACCGTTCCCTACGTTTTCACCGGATTAAGAATCGGTATCGGTTTATCTTGGTTGGCGATTGTAGCGGCAGAAATGCTGATCGGTGGCGTGGGAATTGGCTTCTTTATCTGGGATGCTTGGAATAGTTCCATGATCAGTGAAATTATCCTCGCCCTGATTTATGTGGGTATTGTTGGTTTCTTACTCGATCGCCTCATGGCCTACATCGCTAAATTAGTTGTACCCGAAGAAAATAAATAG
- a CDS encoding nitrate ABC transporter ATP-binding protein (This model describes the ATP binding subunits of ATP-binding cassette (ABC) transporters for nitrate transport, or for bicarbonate transport, in bacteria and archaea.) — protein MQTFTDKTVNSTTTTQPFLLVSNVAKEYPSPEGVYTVLDGVELQVNEGEFVCIIGHSGCGKSTLLNMVAGFSSPSRGQVLLQDKEVKEPGPDRMMVFQNYSLLPWKTAFENVYIGVSSVYPQKSHAEKVKIVEENLSLVGLTEAAQKKPPQLSGGMKQRVAIARALAIRPQVLILDEPFGALDAITKEELQEELLKIWQEHQLTVLMITHDIDEALFLCDRLVMMTNGPSAKIGEVLKMPFARPRVRSQITEDPRYYELRNEALDFLYNRFAHSEDPNEDAPEQPRTENLVGKIVTAIGGIALLAFVGFSLIQMFTSKTANTANPATIEDSR, from the coding sequence ATGCAAACTTTTACCGATAAGACCGTGAATTCCACCACTACTACCCAGCCTTTTTTATTAGTTAGTAATGTTGCCAAAGAATACCCCTCCCCCGAAGGGGTTTACACCGTTTTAGATGGTGTGGAGCTGCAAGTTAATGAGGGGGAATTTGTCTGCATTATCGGTCACTCCGGCTGCGGTAAATCGACCCTTTTAAATATGGTGGCGGGGTTTTCTTCTCCTAGTCGTGGGCAAGTGCTGCTACAGGATAAAGAGGTTAAGGAACCAGGACCGGACCGGATGATGGTATTCCAAAATTATTCGCTTCTGCCCTGGAAAACTGCCTTTGAGAACGTTTATATCGGGGTTAGTTCGGTTTATCCCCAAAAATCTCACGCTGAGAAGGTGAAGATTGTGGAAGAAAATCTATCCTTAGTGGGATTGACAGAAGCAGCCCAGAAAAAACCCCCCCAATTATCGGGAGGCATGAAACAACGGGTTGCGATCGCCCGCGCCCTGGCCATTCGTCCCCAAGTCCTCATCCTCGATGAACCGTTTGGGGCCCTAGATGCGATCACTAAAGAAGAATTACAGGAAGAATTGCTGAAAATCTGGCAAGAACACCAGTTAACCGTGTTGATGATTACCCACGATATCGATGAGGCTTTGTTCTTGTGCGATCGCTTGGTGATGATGACCAACGGCCCAAGCGCTAAAATCGGGGAGGTGTTAAAGATGCCTTTTGCTCGTCCCCGGGTTCGTTCCCAAATTACCGAGGATCCCCGTTACTACGAACTTCGCAATGAAGCCCTCGATTTCCTCTACAATCGTTTTGCCCATTCGGAGGATCCCAACGAGGATGCCCCCGAACAACCCCGCACAGAAAATCTCGTGGGTAAAATTGTTACTGCTATTGGTGGCATAGCTTTACTCGCTTTTGTCGGTTTTAGTCTGATACAAATGTTCACTAGCAAGACTGCCAATACTGCTAATCCGGCTACCATCGAGGACTCCAGATAA
- a CDS encoding DUF2301 domain-containing membrane protein — MTSPAVDRVYQGQFGEFTITDSDRLGVRLYRLGLNLAAFSFAVATIIVLTRPQLLPLTNLLYMGFCLGLGISLLTIHIYLIPLHRLLQFFWLIGAITSLIFSLYSHLSPLEFVYNHPVSLFGVGFIFASLTGIYFKEAFCFNRLETKFLTPLVPTLLLGHLLGILPLNWEKGLLILWATLFVIFALRKLSQPLPNDIGDKSVFEHLNH; from the coding sequence ATGACTTCCCCTGCTGTCGATCGAGTTTATCAAGGTCAATTCGGAGAGTTTACGATTACGGATAGTGATCGCCTAGGGGTGCGTCTCTACCGTCTGGGTTTAAATTTAGCGGCTTTTAGTTTCGCTGTCGCTACAATTATAGTTCTCACCCGACCGCAATTACTGCCCCTGACTAACCTTTTATACATGGGTTTTTGTCTGGGGTTAGGCATCAGTTTATTGACTATCCATATATATTTAATTCCCCTCCATCGTCTCCTGCAATTTTTTTGGCTAATCGGGGCGATTACTTCCCTAATTTTCAGCCTCTATTCTCACCTTTCTCCCCTAGAATTTGTCTATAACCACCCGGTGAGCTTATTCGGTGTCGGCTTTATTTTTGCTAGTCTCACGGGGATTTATTTCAAAGAAGCTTTTTGTTTTAATCGTCTAGAAACCAAGTTTTTAACCCCTCTAGTTCCCACCCTTTTACTCGGTCATCTTTTGGGGATATTGCCCTTAAATTGGGAAAAGGGGCTATTAATTCTCTGGGCGACTTTATTCGTTATCTTTGCTCTGAGAAAGTTAAGCCAACCTCTCCCCAACGATATCGGTGATAAATCGGTCTTTGAACATCTTAATCATTGA